The proteins below come from a single Fodinicurvata sp. EGI_FJ10296 genomic window:
- a CDS encoding succinate dehydrogenase assembly factor 4, which yields MMSGRSGLSGETRGSADDKPVKETTTPAAEPRGRGAPQKPGERGGGKGPEPTRYGDWEVGGRCTDF from the coding sequence ATGATGAGCGGTCGAAGTGGCCTGAGTGGGGAAACGCGTGGCAGCGCGGATGACAAACCGGTCAAGGAAACCACGACGCCGGCGGCTGAGCCGCGCGGTCGCGGCGCACCGCAGAAACCGGGGGAGCGCGGCGGCGGCAAAGGCCCCGAACCGACCCGCTACGGCGACTGGGAGGTCGGCGGCCGCTGCACCGATTTCTGA